A window of the Sabethes cyaneus chromosome 1, idSabCyanKW18_F2, whole genome shotgun sequence genome harbors these coding sequences:
- the LOC128732599 gene encoding zinc finger protein 723-like, which yields MEMNQNGQRAERRHTCSICNKAFSTNTHLLRHIRCHTGEKPYKCDLCDKAYRQQGDLSQHKRTHSGERPFKCKICDKSFTGKSHLNRHERLHLDNLSDKFVCDVCGKACGYRKMLECHMKLHRGEEPFKCETCGKNLSTLSRLNEHRRRHTGQDLFKCEICGKTMVSKTNLRLHAKVHARDTGEEGHKCNVCGKMMLSKANLKLHEKIHTREEQHKCVICSKVFIYKASLQDHMAIHTGERSSKCDICGQEFTLESYLRRHKMTVHSTERPFKCDVCGKGFAYNFKLLSHVLIHSAEKAFQCDQCGKAYRQPENLYRHKLTQHAAGSADGLPAMPEIKIEGF from the coding sequence ATGGAAATGAACCAGAACGGACAACGGGCGGAAAGACGGCATACCTGCAGCATTTGTAACAAGGCATTTTCCACCAATACTCACCTGCTGAGACACATCCGGTGTCATACCGGGGAAAAACCTTATAAATGTGACCTGTGCGACAAAGCGTACCGGCAGCAGGGTGATTTGAGCCAACACAAGCGCACACATTCCGGTGAAAgaccattcaaatgtaaaatatgcgacaaAAGCTTCACGGGAAAGAGCCACCTGAACCGCCATGAGCGGTTACATTTGGACAACCTGTCGGATAAATTCGTCTGCGACGTGTGTGGCAAGGCGTGTGGATACCGGAAAATGCTCGAGTGTCACATGAAGCTTCATCGTGGTGAAGAACCCTTTAAATGCGAAACCTGTGGCAAAAATCTGAGCACGCTTTCTAGATTGAACGAACACCGGAGACGGCACACTGGGCAAGATTTGTTCAAGTGTGAAATTTGTGGTAAAACAATGGTAAGTAAAACTAACCTGAGACTCCACGCGAAAGTACATGCAAGAGACACGGGAGAAGAAGGACACAAGTGTAACGTTTGTGGTAAAATGATGCTAAGCAAAGCCAACCTGAAACTCCACGAAAAAATACACACGAGAGAGGAACAGCACAAGTGTGTCATTTGTAGCAAAGTATTCATATACAAAGCAAGCTTGCAGGACCATATGGCAATCCACACCGGTGAACGATCGAGCAAATGCGACATTTGCGGGCAGGAGTTTACTTTGGAATCATACCTGCGAAGGCATAAGATGACGGTGCACAGCACTGAACGACCGTTCAAATGTGACGTGTGTGGCAAAGGATTTGCCTATAATTTTAAACTGCTCAGTCACGTTCTGATTCATTCCGCAGAGAAGGCCTTCCAATGTGACCAGTGCGGAAAAGCATATCGCCAACCGGAAAATCTGTACCGACATAAGCTGACTCAACATGCTGCTGGATCAGCGGACGGGCTACCGGCGATGCCGGAGATCAAGATCGAAGGTTTTTAA
- the LOC128732438 gene encoding zinc finger protein 391-like, whose translation MEMNPNAQREEKPHTCSICNKAFSTNTHLLRHIRSHTGEKPYKCDLCEKAYRQPAHLSQHKRSHSSERPFKCKICEKSFAVKKYLTRHERLHLDKPSDRFACDVCGKACGYRKMLECHMKLHRGEEPFKCDTCGKNLSTLSRLNAHRRLHTGQDLF comes from the coding sequence ATGGAAATGAATCCAAATGCACAACGAGAGGAAAAACCACATACGTGCAGCATTTGCAACAAAGCATTTTCCACCAATACTCATCTGCTGAGGCACATCCGGTCTCATACCGGGGAAAAACCTTACAAATGTGATCTGTGCGAGAAAGCATACCGGCAGCCGGCTCATTTGAGCCAACATAAGCGCTCACATTCTAGCGAGCGTCCGTTCAAATGCAAAATATGCGAAAAAAGTTTCGCGGTAAAGAAATACCTCACCCGTCACGAGCGGTTACATTTGGACAAACCGTCGGATAGATTCGCCTGCGACGTCTGCGGGAAAGCGTGTGGATACCGAAAAATGCTCGAGTGTCACATGAAACTCCATCGGGGTGAAGAACCATTTAAGTGCGATACCTGTGGCAAAAACTTAAGTACTCTTTCCAGATTAAACGCACACCGGAGACTGCATACCGGGCAAGATCTGTTTTAG
- the LOC128732440 gene encoding zinc finger protein 431-like, protein MDGSHEDEQSELTICKTEINLDETHASSIHTDEEPFKSSNLEAHEPEHTENSFTCDVCGKKFKRKSSVKVHIAAVHSNKPLFKCDLCPKEFAYKTSLQSHMVVHSNVKPFECNICDKRFCSSSKLATHTRTHTGEKPHECDVCGKGFVQKIQLRTHRFVHSSERPFKCKLCEKSFSSPFYLRDHERRYHDTQRQWYSCDVCGKICPTGKDREMHAKVHRGEEPYKCATCGKNFASSSYLQAHQRRHTGEDLWKCEYCEREFLFKNVLRRHMEIHKTLPTGQRWRNACDICGKTFVREAGLQSHMAAHTGEASFDCNICDKAFVRKIDYKRHMVEHGFGLSHQCSICGKVFLSHHSLEVHSRMHTGEKPFTCDVCGKAFGHKHTRDRHVLQHNFQTF, encoded by the coding sequence ATGGATGGCAGTCATGAAGATGAACAATCGGAGCTCACAATCTGTAAAACGGAAATAAATCTTGATGAGACACATGCATCAAGTATTCATACCGATGAGGAACCCTTCAAGAGCAGTAATTTGGAAGCCCACGAACCGGAGCACACAGAAAATTCGTTCACGTGCGACGTATGCGGCAAGAAGTTCAAACGTAAATCCAGCGTGAAAGTTCACATAGCGGCGGTGCACTCAAACAAACCACTGTTCAAATGTGATCTTTGCCCTAAAGAGTTCGCCTATAAAACAAGCTTACAAAGCCACATGGTAGTGCACAGCAATGTAAAACCGTTCGAGTGCAACATCTGCGACAAAAGATTTTGCAGTAGTTCCAAGCTCGCGACGCACACTCGCACCCATACCGGTGAAAAACCTCACGAGTGTGACGTGTGCGGGAAAGGGTTCGTTCAAAAAATTCAGCTTCGCACGCACCGGTTCGTCCATTCGAGCGAACGACCCTTCAAGTGCAAGTTATGTGAAAAAAGCTTCAGCTCACCGTTTTACCTTAGGGATCACGAGCGGAGATATCACGACACCCAACGCCAATGGTACAGCTGCGATGTGTGTGGAAAAATCTGTCCGACCGGCAAAGATCGTGAAATGCATGCGAAAGTTCACCGTGGTGAGGAACCGTACAAGTGTGCTACTTGCGGCAAAAACTTTGCCAGTTCCTCTTACTTGCAAGCCCATCAGAGGCGTCACACCGGGGAAGATCTGTGGAAGTGCGAGTACTGCGAAAGGGAGTTTCTGTTCAAAAACGTTTTGCGGCGCCACATGGAAATACACAAAACCCTGCCCACGGGTCAGCGTTGGCGCAATGCATGTGACATTTGCGGTAAAACATTCGTCCGCGAAGCGGGCTTGCAAAGTCACATGGCAGCCCACACGGGGGAGGCATCGTTCGACTGCAACATTTGCGATAAGGCTTTTGTGCGCAAGATAGACTACAAACGGCATATGGTGGAGCACGGGTTCGGACTGTCGCACCAGTGCAGCATCTGCGGGAAGGTATTTCTCTCCCATCACAGTCTGGAGGTTCACAGTCGCATGCACACCGGTGAAAAACCCTTCACCTGTGACGTGTGTGGAAAGGCCTTCGGCCACAAGCACACCCGAGACCGGCACGTGCTGcagcataactttcaaacgttCTGA
- the LOC128741313 gene encoding acyl-CoA-binding domain-containing protein 6-like — MSDLEDMGEVDLVEEEFTQATKFIERNHDRFEQKDLLKFYGFYKQATVGKCNVSKPGVFNMTGRTKWSAWNELGDLAKEEAIKGYVRKLTELIPDWDQSSERENDIHAQKGSWVSVSSHAILEEDNELLARGEISIVDFIKEGNLEAVQENLASASSVINELDEDGLGLIHWAADRGNVNILRLLLQEPGIKIDLKDCGGQTALHYAASCGNRDCVRLLLDRGADRSLLDDEGESCLDVAFDEEIKKMLM; from the coding sequence ATGTCCGACTTAGAGGATATGGGGGAAGTTGATTTGGTGGAGGAGGAGTTCACACAAGCGACCAAATTTATCGAACGCAATCACGATCGGTTTGAGCAGAAGGATTTGCTGAAGTTCTATGGCTTTTACAAGCAAGCCACGGTGGGAAAGTGCAACGTTTCGAAGCCGGGTGTTTTCAATATGACTGGGCGGACCAAATGGTCCGCTTGGAACGAGTTGGGTGATTTGGCGAAGGAGGAAGCAATCAAGGGATACGTTCGAAAATTAACAGAATTGATACCGGATTGGGATCAATCCTCGGAACGGGAGAATGATATTCATGCACAGAAAGGCTCCTGGGTTTCCGTTTCCAGTCATGCAATACTGGAAGAAGATAATGAGCTGCTTGCGCGAGGTGAAATATCGATCGTTGATTTTATCAAAGAAGGAAACCTGGAAGCAGTCCAAGAAAACCTAGCTTCCGCTAGCTCGGTGATAAACGAACTGGACGAAGACGGACTGGGCTTGATTCATTGGGCGGCTGATCGGGGGAATGTTAACATTCTGCGTCTGCTGCTCCAGGAGCCCGGCATTAAGATCGACCTGAAGGATTGCGGCGGACAAACGGCGCTGCACTATGCTGCCAGCTGTGGCAATCGGGATTGCGTTCGGTTGCTGTTGGACAGAGGGGCCGACCGGAGTCTGCTGGATGATGAAGGAGAATCCTGCTTGGATGTTGCGTTTGatgaagaaattaaaaaaatgctaaTGTGA